A window from Amblyomma americanum isolate KBUSLIRL-KWMA chromosome 7, ASM5285725v1, whole genome shotgun sequence encodes these proteins:
- the LOC144098106 gene encoding uncharacterized protein LOC144098106 produces MFCCTGTDVYTSSKADDCWAALVVTPIMRLQSLESAQELIFVDSTASCDTTSSTVTVLLTATKAGAVPIAVLIHSSQSREGYSLAFQLLKHCYPTCFGNREAPAAFMSDSSRPEKDALRDVWPSAQQLLCHFHILQAEWRWITFSHHNVDKDDRRRFMAAFQKACSGAYMLT; encoded by the exons ATGTTCTGTTGCACAGGCACAGATGTCTACACCAGCAGTAAGGCAGATGACTGCTGGGCAGCACTCGTGGTCACACCCATTATGCGACTCCAGAGCCTGGAGTCAGCTCAAGAACTCATCTTTGTTGACTCGACGGCTTCCTGCGACACTACAAGTAGCACAGTCACAGTgttgttgacagccacaaaagctGGTGCAGTGCCAATAGCTGTGCTAATACACAGCTCACAGAGCAGGGAGGGCTACAGTTTGGCTTTCCAGCTGCTGAAGCATTGCTACCCAACATGCTTTGGAAACAGAGAG GCACCTGCTGCATTCATGTCAGATTCTTCTCGGCCTGAGAAGGACGCCCTGCGTGACGTCTGGCCCTCGGCACAACAGCTGTTGTGCCATTTTCATATCCTGCAGGCAGAGTGGAGGTGGATCACCTTTTCACACCATAACGTGGACAAAGATGACCGACGCCGCTTCATGGCAGCCTTCCAAAAG GCCTGTTCTGGTGCCTATATGCTCACATGA